The sequence AGGGAAGGCAGAGGTTTTAAAGAAAGAATTTAAAGAAGGTATTTATTATGAAAACGCAAGGATATTTGCCTTATTATCTAAAAAAAGAAAGAAAAAAAAGGGTGAAATTTTGATTATTACCGCTGGCACTTCTGATATTCCCGTTGCCGAAGAGGCAAAGGTAACTTGTGAAATTTTAGGAAATAAAGTCGTGACAATTTATGATGTTGGTGTGGCGGGTATCCATCGTCTCCTTAATTACTATAACCGTTTAAGGAAAGCAAGAGTAATAATTGTTGTTGCTGGTATGGAAGGTGCTTTGGCAAGCATTGTTGGTGGGCTTACCGATAAACCGGTGATTGCGGTCCCCACTTCGGTTGGTTATGGTGCCAATTTTTTTGGTTTAGCACCTTTATTAACAATGTTAAATACCTGTGCGCCAGGGGTATGTGTAGTAAATATCAATAATGGTTTTGGTGCCGGTTATTTAGCCCATTTAATTAATAATTTATGAAAATTCTCTATTTTGATATTCTTACCGGAATAAGTGGCGATATGGTTCTTTCTTCTCTTCTAAATCTTTTAAAAGAAGAAGAAATAAATTATTTCAAGAAAGAATTTAGCCTTTTAGGATTACCAATAAAATTTGAAATTAAAAAAATAAAAAAAAGAGAGGTTTCTGCTTATCAAATAAGATTACTTAAACAAAATAAAGAGAGATTTCAACCAAGAGATTTTATAAAGGTAATTGAAAATTCAAAATTGAAAGAAGAAGTAAAAGAACTCTCTTTAAAAATTCTGGATTCCTTAATTAAAGCCGAGAGCAAAATCCATGGTGAAGAAAAAAGATATGCCCATTTTCACGAACTTGGGGATTATGATACTTTATTGGATATCTGTGGCACAAGTATATTAATCAATATATTAAAACCAAAAAAGATTTATGCCGGTTCCGTAGTATTAGGAAAGAAAAAGGCATTTGCTACCTTAGAGATTTTAAAAGGAATACCGGTTTACGAACTTAATTATGATTACGAACTGACCACACCCACAGGTGCCGCAATTATCAAAAATCTGTGCGATGATTTTATTCCTTTACCTTTGATGAAAATTTATAAAATTGGTTATGGTGCTGGTTATTTTGATTTAGAGATACCTAATATTTTAAGGGTTATTTATGGTGAGTTAATAGAAAAACAAGATAGGATTATCTTATTAGAGACAAATTTAGACCATTTACCACCCTTTATCTTTGAAAACTTATTTGATTTATTATTTAAAAATGGTGCCTTAGATGTTTTTATTACACCAATCTTTATGAAAAAGATGCGACCTGCTTATAAACTTTCTTGTTTAATAGAAGAGAAAGACAAAGATAAGATTATGAAAATAATCTTTTCCGAAACCGAAACCTTAGGAATTAGATATTATCCAGTTTTTCGGGATATCTTAAAAAGGGAGATTAAAGAGATAAAAACAAAATATGGAAAGATAAGAATAAAGGAAGCAGAAATTGAAGGTAAAATAATTAAAAATTGGGAATACGAAGATATAAAAAGGATTGCCCAGAAAAGAAAGATACCATTAATTCAAATCTATAAAGAACTTTCATCCTATCTTAAATAATGGATTTAGTCAACCAGTTAGCAGTGAATTCAAGAAAGACAATCTTCAGTTTAGTTTATCCGGTAATCTTAGAAAATATCTTTCAAACAATAGTCCTTTTCTTTAATATGGTGATGTTAAGCCATTTAGGAACAACTGATTTGGCAGCAGCCGGTCTTGCCAATACAATTATCTTTGCCATTATTAATATCTTTTTGGGTTTTCAAATTGGTGCCACTTCTTTAATTGCCCAAGCAGTCGGTGCCAAAGATTTCCAGAAGGCAAAGGAACTTCTAAATTTTGTAATCTTCTTTGCCTTTCTTTTTGGTCTTTTAATTACCTTTATTTTATATCCTTTAAGAAGAAATTTAATGATTTTAATGGGAGCCGAAAAAGAAGTGGCAATAAAGGGAAGTGAATACCTTAATTTTATTATCCTTTTCCTTCTCTTTAGAATGATATTCTTAATCAATAATGGAATTTTAAGAGGATATGGTGATACAAAAACACCAATGTTAATCTCTTTAACCTTCCAAATATTAACAATCATCCTTAACTATTTTTTAATATTTGGTATTCTCTTTTTCCCCTCTTTAGGAATTAAAGGTGCTGGTTTAGGAACGGGAATTGGTGGTTTAGTATCAGCAATTTTATCATTAATTGTAATAAGAATTAAAATCAAAGAAAAAGCAAAGAAAATATTAAATCTATCTTATTTTAAAGAGTTTATCAAAATAAGTTTGCCGGCGGCAAATGAGCAACTTTTATTAAATCTTGGTTTTCTCATCTTTATAAGAATTGTTGCCAGTTTAGGAACAATCTCTTTGGCATCCCATCAGATTGCCGTAAGAATAGAATCCCTTTCCTTTATGCCTGGCAGTGCCTTTGGTGTTGTGGCAACTACTTTGGCTGGCCAAGCCTTTGGTGCCAAAAGAAAGGATTTGGTTGATTTTGCTATCAAAAAAACCTCTTTTTATTCTTTATTAATTATGTCCGCAATCGGTCTTTTATTTTTCTTTTTTCCGCAAAATTTAGTAGCAATTTTTAATCCCGAAGAGTCAGTAAGAAGATTTGCTATTAATTTAGTAAGAATTGGTGCCTTTGAGCAACCCCAATTGGCATTATACTTTGTTTATGCTGGTGGTTTAAGAGGAATAGGTGATACTTTCAGTCCGATGATTGTCGCCTTACTCTCTACTTTCTTGATTAGGATTGGTTTAATCTATTTTTTAGCAATCTCTTTAAAATTGGGCATTTTAGGTGTCTGGTATGGTACAGTGATTGATTGGACAATTCGGGCATATTTACTTTTTCTATTTTATAAGAGAAAAAAATTAAATAAACAATTTAACTAAAAAGATTGTCTAATTAAATGAAGAAAAGAGAAGAAGAGTTTAATGAGATAGTAAAGATGTATTACCAAAGGATTTATAATCTATCAAAAAAAATCTTAAAAGATAACGAGAAAGCCTTTGATGCTACCCAAGAGATTTTTATCAAAGCCTATAAAAATCTTAATAAGTTTCAAGGCCGTTCAACAATTTTTACTTGGTTATATCGAATTGCTGTTAATCATTGTTTATATCTTTTAAGAAAAGAGAAAAGCAAAGAGAAAGAAGAAGAGATAGAATGGGAAAAAATTCCTTCACCAATTGATATTGAAAAAGAATATGAGAATAAAAGATTAAAAGAACTGATTGAAAAATATTTGGATAAGCTGGCACCTTTAGAAAAGACCGTTTTCTTACTTTACCATAATGACGGCTTAAAAATCAAAGAGATTTGCGAAGTGTTGAAATTAAAAGAAGGGACAATCAAATCATCCCTTTTTAATGCCCATAAAAAATTAGCAAGATTTTTAGAAGGGAAAATATGAAATGCGACCGTGAAAAAATTTTCAATTACCTATCAGACTTGTTGCCAGAGGAAGAGAAGAGAATAATTAAAGAACATTTAATAAGTTGTCCGATTTGTCAGCAATATCAAAAAGAGTTTCTCTTAATAAAAGAGGAACTTACCCAAAAAGAATCTCCTCCTGATTTTTCTTTCTTTTATGAAAAATTACAGGAAAGAATAAAAAAGAGAAGAAAAAGACTTATTATTTTGGTACCTACTTTTGCCACCTTCTTTATCTTAATATTTTTCCTTTTCCTTCTTATTTTAAAAGAAAAAAGAACCGAAATAGAAGAATACGTATTAGAAGAAAATTATGAAACAATAATTTACAATCTTTCTTCTGAGGAAAAAGAAGCGATTCTAAAAGATTTAAGCAAAGAGATAAAAGAAGAAGATTTAATTTTATTAGAAGAGAGATTAGTAGAAGAGAAAGAATATTACGATTTAATATTTAATTTAGAAAATGAAGAACTGGAATATTTAATAAAAAATCTAAATAAAAAGGGAGGTTAAAATGAAAGAAAAAAGTATCAAGAAAATTTTTTTAATTCTTCCTTTATTAGTTTTTGCTCTCTCTTATTCTCAACCCTGTCCTTGTGAAAAGCATAACCCACCACCCGAAGACCCCAAGCCACTTGAAACATTAGAAAATTTAAGGATGTGGCGATTAACCGAAGAACTTAATCTTACCGAAGAACAAGCAAGCAAAATCTTTCCCAAGTTAAAGAGAATAAGAGAATTGAAAGAGAAGAGAAAAGAAGAAAGAGATAAAGAGATTGAAAAACTTTCCGAACTTCTGGCAAAGAAGGCAAAAGGAGACGAGATAAAAAAACAGGTTGAACTAATAAGAAATAACGATAAAAAACACCAAAACGAATGCGAAAAAATCCAAGACGAAATATTTGCGATTTTAACACCCGAACAACAAGCAAAATATCTACTTTTTCACATTGGTTTTGAAGGCAAGATAAAGAAAATGCTTCGTAAACTGAAAGGCTGGAAAAGAGGCTTTTAAAAATATGTCAATATTAAAACAATAAAAGCACCAAATTTATAAGCCTTTGATTTTCAATTACTTAAATTAATTTTCCAGTTTCCTGTATGGAAACTTTTTATTTTATAAAAATTTCTTATAAGTTATTGATATTAAATTACTTAAATAATTTTGGTAATGTGGATAGGGGGCTATCTACTATATAGCCTTGGAGACTGCCTTAGGATCAATCTTTTTAGGTATTTTTTACAAATATTCAAACATTAATTAAGAAAGATTTTTACCTTTAAACTTATTGATTTTTATTTAAATATCTTATAAAATAGATAAATGAAAATAATCAAGGAGGTTTTATGAAAAAGATAACTTTATTTTCTATTATA comes from candidate division WOR-3 bacterium and encodes:
- a CDS encoding Spy/CpxP family protein refolding chaperone, producing the protein MKEKSIKKIFLILPLLVFALSYSQPCPCEKHNPPPEDPKPLETLENLRMWRLTEELNLTEEQASKIFPKLKRIRELKEKRKEERDKEIEKLSELLAKKAKGDEIKKQVELIRNNDKKHQNECEKIQDEIFAILTPEQQAKYLLFHIGFEGKIKKMLRKLKGWKRGF
- a CDS encoding MATE family efflux transporter, which codes for MNSRKTIFSLVYPVILENIFQTIVLFFNMVMLSHLGTTDLAAAGLANTIIFAIINIFLGFQIGATSLIAQAVGAKDFQKAKELLNFVIFFAFLFGLLITFILYPLRRNLMILMGAEKEVAIKGSEYLNFIILFLLFRMIFLINNGILRGYGDTKTPMLISLTFQILTIILNYFLIFGILFFPSLGIKGAGLGTGIGGLVSAILSLIVIRIKIKEKAKKILNLSYFKEFIKISLPAANEQLLLNLGFLIFIRIVASLGTISLASHQIAVRIESLSFMPGSAFGVVATTLAGQAFGAKRKDLVDFAIKKTSFYSLLIMSAIGLLFFFFPQNLVAIFNPEESVRRFAINLVRIGAFEQPQLALYFVYAGGLRGIGDTFSPMIVALLSTFLIRIGLIYFLAISLKLGILGVWYGTVIDWTIRAYLLFLFYKRKKLNKQFN
- a CDS encoding sigma-70 family RNA polymerase sigma factor, with amino-acid sequence MKKREEEFNEIVKMYYQRIYNLSKKILKDNEKAFDATQEIFIKAYKNLNKFQGRSTIFTWLYRIAVNHCLYLLRKEKSKEKEEEIEWEKIPSPIDIEKEYENKRLKELIEKYLDKLAPLEKTVFLLYHNDGLKIKEICEVLKLKEGTIKSSLFNAHKKLARFLEGKI
- a CDS encoding zf-HC2 domain-containing protein — encoded protein: MKCDREKIFNYLSDLLPEEEKRIIKEHLISCPICQQYQKEFLLIKEELTQKESPPDFSFFYEKLQERIKKRRKRLIILVPTFATFFILIFFLFLLILKEKRTEIEEYVLEENYETIIYNLSSEEKEAILKDLSKEIKEEDLILLEERLVEEKEYYDLIFNLENEELEYLIKNLNKKGG
- the larC gene encoding nickel pincer cofactor biosynthesis protein LarC — translated: MKILYFDILTGISGDMVLSSLLNLLKEEEINYFKKEFSLLGLPIKFEIKKIKKREVSAYQIRLLKQNKERFQPRDFIKVIENSKLKEEVKELSLKILDSLIKAESKIHGEEKRYAHFHELGDYDTLLDICGTSILINILKPKKIYAGSVVLGKKKAFATLEILKGIPVYELNYDYELTTPTGAAIIKNLCDDFIPLPLMKIYKIGYGAGYFDLEIPNILRVIYGELIEKQDRIILLETNLDHLPPFIFENLFDLLFKNGALDVFITPIFMKKMRPAYKLSCLIEEKDKDKIMKIIFSETETLGIRYYPVFRDILKREIKEIKTKYGKIRIKEAEIEGKIIKNWEYEDIKRIAQKRKIPLIQIYKELSSYLK
- the larB gene encoding nickel pincer cofactor biosynthesis protein LarB, with product MDYEKLLKEVRDKKISVKKALEILKNLPFIDRKTFKIDTHRNLRKGVGEIVFGENKPIEELKKIIQEYQRIKEDCIITRLEKGKAEVLKKEFKEGIYYENARIFALLSKKRKKKKGEILIITAGTSDIPVAEEAKVTCEILGNKVVTIYDVGVAGIHRLLNYYNRLRKARVIIVVAGMEGALASIVGGLTDKPVIAVPTSVGYGANFFGLAPLLTMLNTCAPGVCVVNINNGFGAGYLAHLINNL